One segment of Phaeacidiphilus oryzae TH49 DNA contains the following:
- a CDS encoding Chromate resistance protein ChrB — MLVYKVPAEPTRLRAGVWRKIKGLGAIYLQNSAAALPHSAAAERALRVLRNEIVEMGGSGYLMESRVLAGHSDIEQAFNAARDDEYEEIVDRCEDFLKQIDKEYRAEHFTYAELEENDEDLAKLRNWFAKVEARDVLGAGGRDAAVSALQRCAETLDGYAARVYAEEGEGR, encoded by the coding sequence ATGCTGGTGTACAAGGTGCCGGCGGAACCGACCCGGCTGCGGGCCGGGGTGTGGCGGAAGATCAAGGGCCTGGGCGCGATCTATCTGCAGAACTCGGCGGCCGCCCTGCCGCACAGCGCGGCCGCCGAACGTGCGTTGCGGGTACTGCGCAACGAGATCGTGGAGATGGGCGGCAGCGGCTATCTGATGGAGTCCCGGGTGCTCGCCGGGCACTCCGACATAGAGCAGGCCTTCAACGCCGCCCGGGACGACGAGTACGAGGAGATCGTCGACCGCTGCGAGGACTTCCTGAAGCAGATCGACAAGGAGTACCGGGCCGAGCACTTCACCTACGCCGAACTGGAGGAGAACGACGAGGATCTGGCGAAGCTGCGCAACTGGTTCGCCAAGGTGGAGGCGCGCGACGTGCTGGGCGCCGGCGGCAGGGACGCGGCGGTCTCCGCGCTCCAGCGCTGCGCCGAGACCCTCGACGGCTACGCGGCGCGGGTGTACGCGGAGGAGGGGGAGGGCCGCTGA
- a CDS encoding MFS transporter yields MADSTPAGITAALDEAPLSRFHTRAVITAGMGFFTDAYDLFIVGTASTLIAAQWHLSTSQTGLVNSMTLLAAFIGAFVFGRIADLAGRKKVYGLEASLMVVGAVASAFAPNLVWLLVFRFILGIGVGGDYPVSAVLMSEYANRRDRGKLVGLVFSMQALGTVAGYIAGLVLLSTGMSHDLTWRLLLGLGAVPAACVIYLRHKMPESPRYTERVRGDSRGAAANLNRYADGAVHASAGRAPGTAAPAGETRSRLRGLRTLFADRRNLKMLIGTAGTWFVFDYAYYGNSVSAPLIVKSVLGGGNHPTTQVLALNLIVFSIAAIPGYYLATAFMDRIGHRRLQLIGFACMGLAFLLIGVIPGITTMVVPFLLLFGLSYFFAEFGPNTTTFVLSAECFPTSIRSTAHGISSGVAKIGAFIGVFLFPVIQKALGTAGALELSAGFALVGILLTLLIPETSQRSLDEVSEEQRVVAEAERIAVGAAAAEPR; encoded by the coding sequence ATGGCTGACAGCACCCCCGCGGGGATCACCGCGGCACTGGACGAAGCGCCTCTGAGCCGGTTCCACACCCGGGCGGTCATCACCGCCGGGATGGGCTTCTTCACCGACGCGTACGACCTGTTCATCGTCGGCACGGCAAGCACCCTCATCGCCGCGCAGTGGCATCTGAGCACGAGCCAGACCGGCCTGGTGAACTCGATGACGCTGCTGGCCGCTTTCATCGGCGCCTTCGTCTTCGGCCGGATCGCCGACCTGGCCGGCCGCAAGAAGGTCTACGGGCTGGAAGCCTCCCTGATGGTGGTCGGCGCCGTCGCATCGGCCTTCGCGCCCAACCTGGTATGGCTGCTGGTCTTCCGGTTCATCCTCGGTATCGGTGTCGGCGGCGACTACCCGGTCTCGGCGGTGCTGATGAGCGAGTACGCCAACCGCCGCGACCGCGGCAAACTGGTCGGCCTGGTCTTCTCCATGCAGGCGCTGGGCACGGTGGCCGGCTACATAGCCGGTCTCGTACTGCTCTCCACCGGGATGAGCCACGACCTGACCTGGCGACTGCTGCTCGGCCTCGGCGCCGTCCCCGCGGCCTGCGTGATCTACCTGCGGCACAAGATGCCCGAGTCCCCGCGCTACACCGAGCGCGTCCGCGGCGACAGTCGAGGCGCCGCCGCCAACCTCAACCGCTACGCCGACGGCGCGGTCCACGCCTCCGCCGGCCGGGCCCCCGGCACCGCCGCCCCGGCCGGTGAGACCCGCAGCAGGCTGCGCGGCCTGCGCACCCTCTTCGCCGACCGGCGCAACCTGAAGATGCTGATCGGTACCGCGGGGACCTGGTTCGTCTTCGACTACGCCTACTACGGCAACTCCGTCTCCGCCCCCTTGATCGTCAAGAGTGTGCTGGGCGGCGGGAACCACCCGACCACCCAGGTACTCGCGCTGAATCTGATCGTGTTCAGCATCGCCGCGATCCCCGGCTACTACCTGGCCACCGCCTTCATGGACCGGATCGGGCACCGCAGGCTGCAGCTGATCGGCTTCGCCTGCATGGGTCTCGCCTTCCTGCTCATCGGTGTCATCCCCGGGATCACCACCATGGTGGTGCCATTCCTGCTGCTCTTCGGCCTCAGCTACTTCTTCGCCGAGTTCGGCCCCAACACCACCACGTTCGTGCTCTCCGCGGAATGCTTCCCCACCAGCATCCGCAGCACCGCGCACGGCATCTCCTCCGGCGTGGCCAAGATCGGCGCCTTCATCGGCGTCTTCCTCTTCCCGGTCATCCAGAAGGCCCTCGGCACCGCCGGCGCCCTGGAGCTGTCGGCCGGCTTCGCCCTGGTCGGCATCCTGCTGACGCTGCTCATCCCCGAGACCTCCCAGCGCAGCCTGGACGAGGTGTCCGAGGAACAGCGGGTCGTCGCCGAAGCCGAGCGGATCGCTGTCGGAGCGGCAGCGGCCGAACCGAGATGA